The Toxorhynchites rutilus septentrionalis strain SRP chromosome 3, ASM2978413v1, whole genome shotgun sequence genome includes a region encoding these proteins:
- the LOC129777217 gene encoding dynactin subunit 5, giving the protein MDILDTYYNKDEYVETASGNKVSRQTILCGSQNIVLHGKVIVQSGAIIRGDLAAVRTGRYCVISKGSVVRPPYKQFSKGVAFFPLQIGDHVFIGEGAIVSAASIGSYVYIGKNAVIGRRCVLKDNCIIEDGAILPPETTVASYMRCTAEGKIEGGQGNPDFVPHAMQDLMVEYTKSYYEHFIPASGA; this is encoded by the exons ATGGATATACTTGATACGTACTACAATAAAGATGAATATGTGGAAACGGCATCCGGGAACAAGGTCAGCCGTCAAACCATTCTCTGTGGCTCTCAAAACATAGTTCTACATGGTAAAGTAATTGTTCAAAGCGGTGCGATAATCCGGGGCGATTTGGCCGCTGTTCGGACCGGTCGGTATTGTGTGATATCGAAGGGATCCGTTGTGCGGCCTCCGTATAAGCAGTTCAGCAAAGGTGTGGCATTCTTTCCTCTGCAAATAGGGGACCACGTTTTCATCGGAGAAGGAGCGATTGTTTCTGCTGCCTCCATTGGGTCGTATGTTTATATTGGCAAAAATGCTGTGATT GGAAGACGATGCGTTCTAAAAGACAACTGTATCATTGAAGATGGAGCGATTCTGCCTCCTGAAACAACGGTTGCAAGTTATATGCGTTGCACTGCCGAAGGAAAGATCGAGGGTGGCCAGGGTAATCCGGATTTTGTTCCACATGCGATGCAAGATTTGATGGTAGAATACACTAAATCATACTACGAACACTTCATTCCTGCTTCCGGAGCTTAA
- the LOC129777218 gene encoding translation machinery-associated protein 7 homolog yields the protein MSGREGGKKKPLKQPKKDSKDIDDDDMAFKQKQKEQQKALEAAKEKAAKGGPLGTGGIKKSGKK from the coding sequence ATGTCCGGCCGTGAGGGAGGAAAAAAGAAACCGCTGAAGCAGCCGAAGAAGGACTCCAAGGATATTGACGACGACGACATGGCTTTCAAACAGAAACAAAAGGAACAGCAAAAAGCACTAGAAGCCGCTAAGGAAAAGGCAGCGAAAGGAGGACCATTGGGAACGGGTGGCATCAAGAAATCGGGGAAAAAGTAA